The Leptidea sinapis chromosome 46, ilLepSina1.1, whole genome shotgun sequence sequence ATACGTAAGGCATGACTATGTCACTATTAGGAAGTGGAATAGGACGGGGTAAATTCATACTGTTGGACGATAGTTTTTGATATAAGATACTTTGATTGAAAACTCCTCCATCACTAATCCGTCCTTGAGAACCTACATCggcaaacaaaaaacaataattactatCTACTAGTGCTAGTAAAACAATGCTAAAGTGGTCTTTATAGTTAAAGTATTCAGTTCCCGAGTGTAAAGGTGATTGTATATTGATATGCTTCCCATCTATAGCGCCCAAACAACGCGGGTAGCTGAATCCTTCTGAAACGGACATCCATTCGCTCGCAGATTCAGgcatctgaaataaataaaaaataaactgatatCACTTTTTTACTACAGGATTCGTCATCGACACGTGACTACGAAACAGAGGCAGAAACCGACTTCAATCGTCCCGTTATTAAAAGTGACACATCTCAAGATGGGAATACGAGTACTAAATCAAAAGTTACTGCTCTTCCAACTCAAAAGCGCCGTTCGAGAAATCCACCAGACTTATCACAGGCCAGCAAGGAGGTGGGAAATGCTTTTGGCACATTAAACAGAGTGCATCTATATGCTAAACTTCTTGccacaaaattaagaaaatttccAGTAAATGAAAGAGAAGAAATTATGTTAGAGATTGATAGCATGTTGATAAAAAGACGTCGAGGTAGCCAAAATACTATTACTGATTCCACTAATATGAATCGTTCATCCTCCTCACAAAGTTCTTATCGCTCAAACTGGTCTCGCTCATCTCCTTCACCACACTACCGACCCAACTCAGCACAGTCCATCCTTCCAACTTACGTTACTATTCCCAATCAATCTCCGCATGGCCCATTCCATTCACCGCAGTATGTTTTTAATGAACCCCAAACTCAACGTATTCGGATATTgtctaatgataaaatatattcacaatCACAACTAATGCAGTCTTCATCTGCTCAAAGGCTACAAACAGCATCTCCAGAACTACCTGTTGAACTTCATTTACCAGAATTATCTGATAGAACGTAGGACCAGTCTCAGTCTTTAGAgactcaaaatataatatatcaggcATATGAAGACGCATAAAACACACAAATGAAAAGTTCATGTGATGCTAAAAATTGTTTCATGATGATTCAAGTAATTGATCTCTACATGGTAAAATAAAGACTGTTGTATTTTGAAACTCTAGAACTATTTTGTAACTCTTATAAACTCTTATAAACTcttataaacattaataaataatacattaacaacATGAagttttacttactttaacctttccggatcggcgcgctccggatctcgctgtacactattgatcggcaagcttccggcaatttcgcggcattttccccgtgtgtattattttacgtgtagttataaaatgcttataactagggtgatttgagtgactgtcactgaaagcttttgaaacaagctataagaccatgtataaattattcatattgtctttcttttttatttcacacagacttttcattcgaaaaaaagtgtaaaaataggtatattttaaaataaatattgttattattgttaattacttgttttatttatttccttttatgtttttgtaatgaatagtatatgttaattataaaataaagcttaaatctacacaaagaacgatcttcgtgtaaagtcttgataacgaccgctcgctgcgccggccgggaacaagtggacacataagtgctttgtccgtaaagctatgacgtcgaatattggtggccttgaatcgtaacggatcgaaatgtgtttgggaattcactcgttcataactgcgtaggcaaataaaccatcttgtacacctaataagggtgaaaactggatgaggtaaaagagtgccccgcggcacagccgctctcattgttttttgaattaccagtgcccgcgggcacggccgatgcggaaaggttaatcATATCTTGCAAAACATCATTCAGTGCCAAACAGACATCGATTATTATGCGTGAGATAAGTGaacttgatattttaaataggtaGTGTAAGCTTCTGTAGTCATCTGCAGTAGCTAAAAATCTCAATGTCAATGCAAGACGTATTTTTGTTGGTACAGCTTCCCTCCAAGTAGTATCTTGCTTAGAAACCATCGGAGAAATTTTTTGTAGCAGGTATTCAAAATCAGTGCATGACATTTGAACGAAATTATCGAACTCCCCAGATGGTTCTGCAAGAAGCTCGGCAAGCTGTTGATTCATAGTCTCtctaaaaacaaagaaatattaACAAAGTTAGTATGGACATAGTATTAATTAGTTGCATATAATTATACAGTTATAATTACCCCATAGCAAAATTTTAGGAAGTCAGTCGGTGTCTCATTCATAACAAGTTTCTTTATGGAATCAATGTcgaaatctcaaaaaaatattacatttttccatacaaatCCAATCAGCTGATCGAGTCTATTTTTACCCACGACGGTAAAAATCTCAtcgaaaaagaataaaataactcAAAACCCCCGACTTAACTTAGATGTAGCGATAACAATTTTACCATAATACATAACCGAGATTTTATTCTTTTTCGATGACATTTTTACCGtcgcgggttttttttttaattttgtttaatttttctatGTGGTACATACATGGACTCCACAGAGAAAGTTACCTATTGTAAATGTGACACTGACCTTCTAACtttttgcaaaattattatcAGCCTGTATATCACTAATAACTAATAACACATATATGTACCTCGTTCTATTCCGATGAATAGTCACCATCCACCACCTTCTTTTGCGCCATTTCTTTTTAGTCACTCTACTTTGGTGCACATGTACGTAATAATTAAACgcactgtataaataaattgccGCGGCTGCAAGAACTTCTACGTCCATCTTTGAAGCGCCAATGCAGAATGATAAGTAAGCCAATGTGTGAACAGGAATCTTGCTTTGCATCATTTTTGCCCAACACATTGGCCCCATGTACAGCCGGCGACAGAAGTCAAAACCAATTGTGTTCTGTCAgaaccaaagagtataataatatatatggtcAGAACTCACTCTCTGGCCTCTGCTAGCCCTATTCTAGAGAAAAactgtacataattttatttaattaatatttgattcaaaataaaaaacagagtatgttaaataaatatttttaaacaaggtacatttatatttaatcaagGCATTAAACACACAtgtgattataaaaataatataatagtaataataaactttatttcaagTTTCATAAACTCATATATTTTGTGAGTAATACagcaaacttattttttatgatagtacTTATCCTAAACCTATTACTAATTAAGATAAAGATGCCTTCATTCAAGACATTCCGTTAGAAATACTGCAATGATCCACATATTATATGCACGCCAACCTGCTCGCAATGATCTTCAGAATACTGTTGATACTGCTCACCAAGGACCCACATATTTTGCACATATTCGCTTAAAAACAGTCGATCCGTCAAGTCGGATCCGGAAGTCAACTTAtgaaaaagatattttaatgtaaataccCTCTCCAACGCTGTACCATTGATACCATATTGATACAGGTGGTACTTTATTTGGTGTTTTACCTCCGGTCTCAAAGACCatcactatattatatatattttttttagcatTATAGATAGACCATATCCTATATCCATATCATATAGATAGAACATATAGCCATCAGTGTCTGAGaccacaaatatataaaaactacatattataaccaaaatataatgtttattgcttttcaaaatactctcctttacattttatcactgcctcttcggaattggtaaaagtgaaacctctcatcaaatctttgattttggggaaaatacagaaatcactgagtcggggctatgtgcaggatgggtgacgagttgtactttttcggaagctaaaaattacttaattttgttggccgtgtgtgaagaagcgttgtcatgatgtaggagaacaccctgggtaaacaaatgttAGAATACCACttggcattaacactcttttgatcttcaagtggaattgtgcagatgggaccatTTGACACCATGGACCACCATGGgaaaattataagtaagtatGTAACGCGAATCATTAGTCggaaataaaacaacaattggGAAATTATCACTTCCATGTGAGCTAGATAACGTATGCCATATCATATATGAAGCTAAACTTGGCGAAGAAAGAGAAAGATCTATTGCACTAATATTTTCGTTTAGTCCTGTGCGTCTGGTAGGAGCACCAgaattaagtatacaaatattatgagaATCAAGTATGTCTAACAACATTTCACCACAATATGTAGAGATAGAACATCCCCAAGAAATATGATGGGAGTTGAAATctcctaaaattataaaaggaCGAGGAAGACGTGTGATAAGACTGGTAAAGTAGTGAAGAGCTGAAGACGAAGCGGAAGGAATATATATAGAAActacacaaatattattaatctgtGCTGCTACCACggaaaaattacttaaattaagtgATAGAGGATAGAAAGAGATGATTCTGATAAGTAAAGCGGTACCACCATACCCATCAGACCTATCATCTCTTAAGCAAGAAAATCCGTGGATTTTAAAAGGGGAGCCTGGCTTAAGCCAAGTCTCAGAGAGTGCAAATAAACAAGCCTTATACttgtttattaagtatattatttaaaaatttttagaAACTGCACTTGTACAGTTCCATTGTAGAATTTTTTGAAGTACTGAAGTATTTTTAAGGGTTTCTGGATTGTTGAACATATCGATTATAGATGCAACGTTGTacggtattttaatattagactGGATTAATTTCTGA is a genomic window containing:
- the LOC126977881 gene encoding uncharacterized protein LOC126977881 is translated as MGETMNQQLAELLAEPSGEFDNFVQMSCTDFEYLLQKISPMVSKQDTTWREAVPTKIRLALTLRFLATADDYRSLHYLFKISSSLISRIIIDVCLALNDVLQDMINLSASAVEWMSVSEGFSYPRCLGAIDGKHINIQSPLHSGTEYFNYKDHFSIVLLALVDSNYCFLFADVGSQGRISDGGVFNQNSASSN